A single window of Salvia splendens isolate huo1 chromosome 6, SspV2, whole genome shotgun sequence DNA harbors:
- the LOC121809982 gene encoding putative fucosyltransferase-like protein isoform X2, with translation MATANLIQHPKANLGIPSTPYSSSSSASLKKKKWSNFLPILVVLVVIAEITFLGHLDVVENVDMVNSWADSFYHSNPAPELVDSCEAWLEKEDSVPYSRDFDKDPILVNGAEQGIMTCGIGCKFGDESSKKPDAGFGTPQSSGTAAVLRSMEAATYYPENNIGKARRRGYDIVMTTSLSSDVPVGYFSWAEYDIMAPVQPKIASAVAAAFISNCGALNFRLQALIGLEKENVNIDSYGACRRNRDGKVDKVEALKHYKFSLAFENSNEEDYVTEKFFQSLVAGAIPVVIGAPNIQHFSPGPGSLLHIKELTDVDSVAKRMKYLAGNESAFNESLRWKYDGPSDSFKALVDMAAVHSACRLCIFLATKIQEKEENRPEFQNRPCKCTRGSRTTYHIYVRERGRFHTESIFLSIYLNTGQTN, from the exons ATGGCTACTGCCAACTTGATTCAACATCCGAAGGCCAATCTGGGCATCCCATCAACGCCGTATTCATCGTCATCGTCTGCGTctctaaagaagaaaaaatggtCGAATTTTCTCCCCATTTTGGTGGTTCTTGTGGTGATAGCGGAGATTACGTTTCTGGGCCATCTCGATGTGGTGGAGAATGTCGACATGGTCAACTCGTGGGCCGACTCTTTCTACCACTCCAACCCGGCCCCGGAGCTTGTCGACAGCTGTGAAGCATGGTTGGAGAAGGAGGACTCCGTGCCTTATTCTAGGGATTTCGATAAAGACCCAATTTTGGTTAATGGGGCTGAACAG GGAATTATGACCTGTGGCATTGGATGTAAGTTTGGGGATGAATCGAGTAAGAAACCTGATGCTGGATTTGGAACTCCTCAGTCATCTGGCACTGCTGCCGTGCTTAGGTCAATGGAAGCCGCCACATATTATCCTGAAAATAATATTGGCAAGGCACGACG TCGGGGATATGACATTGTTATGACAACCAGTCTTTCCTCGGATGTGCCCGTGGGATACTTTTCGTGGGCTGAATACGATATAATGGCTCCAGTTCAACCAAAAATTGCAAGTGCTGTTGCTGCTGCTTTCATTTCTAACTGTGGTGCTTTGAACTTCCGGCTGCAAGCATTGATCGGACTTGAGAAAGAAAACGTCAACATTGATTCTTATGGAGCTTGCCGTCGAAATCGAGATGGAAAAG TTGATAAAGTGGAAGCGCTGAAGCATTATAAGTTTAGCTTGGCTTTTGAGAACTCGAACGAGGAGGATTATGTTACTGAAAAGTTCTTCCAATCTCTTGTTGCAG GCGCAATCCCTGTGGTGATTGGCGCCCCTAATATCCAACATTTCTCCCCTGGTCCTGGTTCATTGCTGCATATCAAGGAGCTCACAGATGTTGATTCCGTTGCCAAGAGAATGAAATACCTCGCTGGCAATGAGAGCGCATTTAATGAATCATTGAG GTGGAAATATGACGGACCATCCGATTCCTTCAAGGCCCTTGTTGATATGGCTGCAGTACACTCAGCATGCCGTCTATGCATTTTCCTGGCAACCaaaatccaagaaaaagaagaaaaccgTCCAGAATTTCAAAACCGTCCCTGCAAGTGTACCCGTGGCTCAAGAACTACATACCACATATACGTCAGGGAAAGAGGGAGGTTTCATACGGAATCCATTTTCCTAAG TATATATCTTAATACAGGTCAGACAAATTGA
- the LOC121809982 gene encoding putative fucosyltransferase-like protein isoform X1, whose translation MATANLIQHPKANLGIPSTPYSSSSSASLKKKKWSNFLPILVVLVVIAEITFLGHLDVVENVDMVNSWADSFYHSNPAPELVDSCEAWLEKEDSVPYSRDFDKDPILVNGAEQGIMTCGIGCKFGDESSKKPDAGFGTPQSSGTAAVLRSMEAATYYPENNIGKARRRGYDIVMTTSLSSDVPVGYFSWAEYDIMAPVQPKIASAVAAAFISNCGALNFRLQALIGLEKENVNIDSYGACRRNRDGKVDKVEALKHYKFSLAFENSNEEDYVTEKFFQSLVAGAIPVVIGAPNIQHFSPGPGSLLHIKELTDVDSVAKRMKYLAGNESAFNESLRWKYDGPSDSFKALVDMAAVHSACRLCIFLATKIQEKEENRPEFQNRPCKCTRGSRTTYHIYVRERGRFHTESIFLRSDKLTIEALSSAVVQKFRLLKHVPIWKSERPESIRGGNELKLYKIYPVGLTARQGLYTFKLNHSSDLRKHIESHPCAKFEVIFV comes from the exons ATGGCTACTGCCAACTTGATTCAACATCCGAAGGCCAATCTGGGCATCCCATCAACGCCGTATTCATCGTCATCGTCTGCGTctctaaagaagaaaaaatggtCGAATTTTCTCCCCATTTTGGTGGTTCTTGTGGTGATAGCGGAGATTACGTTTCTGGGCCATCTCGATGTGGTGGAGAATGTCGACATGGTCAACTCGTGGGCCGACTCTTTCTACCACTCCAACCCGGCCCCGGAGCTTGTCGACAGCTGTGAAGCATGGTTGGAGAAGGAGGACTCCGTGCCTTATTCTAGGGATTTCGATAAAGACCCAATTTTGGTTAATGGGGCTGAACAG GGAATTATGACCTGTGGCATTGGATGTAAGTTTGGGGATGAATCGAGTAAGAAACCTGATGCTGGATTTGGAACTCCTCAGTCATCTGGCACTGCTGCCGTGCTTAGGTCAATGGAAGCCGCCACATATTATCCTGAAAATAATATTGGCAAGGCACGACG TCGGGGATATGACATTGTTATGACAACCAGTCTTTCCTCGGATGTGCCCGTGGGATACTTTTCGTGGGCTGAATACGATATAATGGCTCCAGTTCAACCAAAAATTGCAAGTGCTGTTGCTGCTGCTTTCATTTCTAACTGTGGTGCTTTGAACTTCCGGCTGCAAGCATTGATCGGACTTGAGAAAGAAAACGTCAACATTGATTCTTATGGAGCTTGCCGTCGAAATCGAGATGGAAAAG TTGATAAAGTGGAAGCGCTGAAGCATTATAAGTTTAGCTTGGCTTTTGAGAACTCGAACGAGGAGGATTATGTTACTGAAAAGTTCTTCCAATCTCTTGTTGCAG GCGCAATCCCTGTGGTGATTGGCGCCCCTAATATCCAACATTTCTCCCCTGGTCCTGGTTCATTGCTGCATATCAAGGAGCTCACAGATGTTGATTCCGTTGCCAAGAGAATGAAATACCTCGCTGGCAATGAGAGCGCATTTAATGAATCATTGAG GTGGAAATATGACGGACCATCCGATTCCTTCAAGGCCCTTGTTGATATGGCTGCAGTACACTCAGCATGCCGTCTATGCATTTTCCTGGCAACCaaaatccaagaaaaagaagaaaaccgTCCAGAATTTCAAAACCGTCCCTGCAAGTGTACCCGTGGCTCAAGAACTACATACCACATATACGTCAGGGAAAGAGGGAGGTTTCATACGGAATCCATTTTCCTAAG GTCAGACAAATTGACTATCGAAGCCCTATCCTCTGCTGTTGTGCAAAAGTTTAGATTGCTTAAACACGTTCCTATCTGGAAAAGTGAGAGGCCAGAGAGCATAAGAGGTGGGAATGAGCTTAAACTCTACAAGATTTACCCCGTCGGGCTGACAGCGAGGCAAGGATTGTACACCTTCAAACTCAACCACAGTTCGGATCTGAGGAAGCACATAGAGAGCCATCCGTGCGCCAAGTTTGAGGTGATATTCGTATAG
- the LOC121807830 gene encoding mitogen-activated protein kinase homolog 1-like: MATPVEPPNGVRSEGKHYYSMWQTLFEIDTKYVLIKPIGRGTYGIVCSSDNRETNEKVAIKKIHNVFENRVDALRTLRELKLLRHLRHENVIALKDVMHPVQKGNFKDVYLVYELMDTDLHQIVKSSQALTNDHCQYFLFQVFSKGGSQILLKRLFISFLYLGAIICLRSYAVGLE, from the coding sequence ATGGCAACACCAGTGGAACCTCCAAACGGGGTTAGGTCTGAAGGAAAACATTACTACTCTATGTGGCAGACGCTTTTTGAGATTGATACAAAATATGTCCTGATCAAGCCCATAGGTCGAGGTACCTATGGCATAGTGTGttcttcagataatagagaaacTAATGAAAAGGTTGCTATCAAGAAAATTCACAATGTCTTTGAAAATCGTGTTGATGCACTAAGAACTTTACGCGAACTGAAGCTTCTCCGGCATCTCAGACATGAAAATGTGATTGCTCTTAAAGATGTCATGCACCCTGTACAAAAGGGAAACTTCAAAGATGTGTACTTGGTTTATGAGCTTATGGATACGGATTTGCATCAGATCGTCAAGTCCTCTCAAGCGCTTACAAACGACCATTGCCAGTACTTCCTTTTCCAGGTATTTTCCAAGGGTGGTTCCCAAATACTTCTAAAAAGGTTATTCATTAGTTTTCTTTATTTGGGTGCTATAATTTGTTTGAGATCGTATGCTGTGGGCCTTGAATAG